Below is a window of Lacibacter sp. H407 DNA.
TAGGAAGTGTGTGCGTGCCCGATACCATTCCTATTGTTGATACGTCAAGGGGTGCTCTTACCTATTTATGGGTTAGCAGCGATGGGCAAACATCAACCGATCCTGTTCCGGCGTTCATTTATAATACTGCAGGTCCATACAGTATTACACAGTATATCTATAATCCCAATAGCTGTAATCTTGTAGATTCTACTACCCGGTTTTTCCAGGCAGTGGGTCCACCTACCGCAGGGTTCTTCTACAATCCAAACCCATCGCAGGAAAATACACCTACACGGTTTACCAGTACAGCGTCTGAAGATGTTGTGTCATGGCTTTGGGATTTTGGTGATGGTAACACATCAACACAACGTGATCCGCTTCATCAATACACAGCACCGGGCAGTAATACTGTTTGTCAAACAGTAACTAACCAGGCAGGTTGTGTTGATTCAATATGTATTCCGGTAGAAGCGATCATCAATGTAGTGAATGATCTTCCGTCGGCCTTTACACCAAATGGCGATGGTGTGAATGATCTGTTCTTTGTACGTGGATTTGGCATAACAAAAATGACCTTGCGTGTGTTTAACAGACAGGGATTGATGGTATTTGAAAGCCGTTCTCAAAGCATTGGATGGGACGGAACCTATAAAGGAATACCACAGCCAATGGATGCCTACGCATGGACGTTGGATGTAGAATATTTTACCGGAGAGAAATTTAAAAAGAAAGGTGATGTTACGTTGATACGATAATCATCACATTATTTATACCATACCCGATCGATCCTGTTTGAAAGAACCAGAACCATCAGCTTGTACTAAACGCTTAAACGAAGAGCTATGAAGTGTAACCGTATCATTGGGGCTGTCTTTATCTTATTGCTGCTGCAACAAACTGCTGCCGCACAGGATCTGCATTTCTCTCAATTCATGAATTCGCCGTTAACAACCAATCCGGCGAACACAGGTTTTATTCCGGAAGCTGATTACAGGATCGGCGGCAACTTCCGCAGCCAGTGGACATCGATCCCTGTGCCGTATAAGACGGCCAGTGTGTGGGGCGATGTGCAGATACTCCGCAACAAAATCGATAATGGCTGGGTAGGTGTTGGTGCCTTGTTGTTGAATGATGTGGCAGGCCGTGGTAATCTGCGTTCCAATAAAGTATATGCATCGGTTGCGTATCATCAAATGATCGGGTTGAGCAGTTTGCTGAGTGCAGGTTTTAATGCAGGTTATGCGAATAAGCGGATCGATGTAACCAAGTTTACATTCGATAATCAATGGAATGGAAAATTCTTTGATGCAGGTGCGCCCAATGGTGAAGCCTTGTTGACCAACCCCAGTTCTTCTTATTTTGATTTGCAGGTGGGCTTAAA
It encodes the following:
- a CDS encoding PorP/SprF family type IX secretion system membrane protein, whose protein sequence is MKCNRIIGAVFILLLLQQTAAAQDLHFSQFMNSPLTTNPANTGFIPEADYRIGGNFRSQWTSIPVPYKTASVWGDVQILRNKIDNGWVGVGALLLNDVAGRGNLRSNKVYASVAYHQMIGLSSLLSAGFNAGYANKRIDVTKFTFDNQWNGKFFDAGAPNGEALLTNPSSSYFDLQVGLNYAYFPTENTYINAGASVHHINQPKETFFTNGTNEVPRRYIGFLNGSFKVNDDWIVNPNAYFSSQAKANEFVLGGNLAYNAMGDGSVVVFGGAYYRWSDAAIAMIGLEWKDIRFTFTYDATMSNLTRFNGANGAYEFSLIKNGYYNESFGDKSQRRQSLCPRF